From Proteiniborus sp. MB09-C3, the proteins below share one genomic window:
- a CDS encoding aminopeptidase codes for MRDIRLQKLAHLIINYSLNIKKGEYLQITGGVATGPLLMELYREALRAGAYPEIAANIEGVSEILLKEGSDEQLQFVSPLNRTIAEKYDATIHLLGGVNTKELAGVDPQRIVARRRGLKEIVDIRNKREANGEYRWCLTQFPTHSDAQEGNMSLEEYEDFVFKAGLIDKEDPTAEWKRISEEQEKVVKYLDTKKDLRIVSKDTDLRMSIEGRKWINCDGKVNFPDGEVFTGPVEDSVEGHIRFSFPGIYAGKEIEDIRLTFEKGKVVKAEAAKGEDLLLALLDTDSGSRTLGEIAIGTNYGIQQFTRNMLFDEKIGGTVHAAVGAAYPSTGAKNESTIHWDMLCDMRDGGKIYADGELFYENGKFLFDVIEKGI; via the coding sequence ATGAGAGATATTAGATTGCAAAAACTAGCACATTTAATAATTAATTATTCACTAAATATCAAAAAAGGAGAATATCTGCAAATTACAGGTGGTGTAGCGACAGGACCTTTGCTAATGGAGCTTTATAGAGAAGCTCTAAGGGCTGGTGCTTATCCTGAAATTGCAGCTAATATTGAAGGTGTTTCAGAAATATTATTAAAAGAAGGAAGCGATGAGCAGCTTCAGTTTGTTTCACCTCTTAACAGAACAATAGCAGAAAAATATGATGCAACAATACATTTGCTTGGTGGAGTAAATACAAAGGAATTAGCAGGAGTTGACCCACAAAGAATAGTTGCAAGAAGAAGAGGATTAAAAGAAATAGTAGATATCAGGAATAAACGTGAAGCCAATGGAGAATATAGATGGTGTCTAACCCAATTCCCTACACATTCAGATGCACAAGAGGGAAATATGTCTCTTGAAGAATATGAAGACTTTGTATTTAAAGCAGGATTGATTGACAAGGAAGATCCAACAGCAGAGTGGAAGAGAATTTCTGAGGAACAAGAGAAAGTGGTTAAGTACTTAGACACAAAGAAGGATCTTCGTATAGTATCTAAGGATACAGATTTGAGGATGAGTATTGAGGGTAGAAAGTGGATCAACTGTGATGGAAAAGTTAATTTCCCGGATGGTGAGGTATTTACAGGTCCAGTTGAAGATTCAGTAGAAGGACATATTAGATTTAGCTTTCCTGGAATATATGCAGGAAAAGAAATAGAAGACATAAGGCTTACATTTGAAAAGGGTAAGGTTGTCAAGGCAGAAGCTGCAAAGGGAGAAGACCTTTTACTTGCTTTGCTAGATACTGATTCAGGCTCAAGAACATTGGGTGAAATAGCTATAGGCACTAACTATGGAATTCAACAATTTACTAGAAACATGCTTTTTGACGAGAAAATTGGAGGAACAGTACATGCTGCAGTAGGTGCTGCCTATCCAAGTACAGGTGCGAAAAATGAGTCTACAATTCATTGGGATATGCTTTGCGACATGAGAGATGGAGGAAAGATTTACGCTGATGGTGAGCTTTTCTATGAAAATGGCAAGTTTTTATTTGATGTGATAGAAAAGGGAATATAG
- a CDS encoding metallophosphoesterase family protein encodes MDKVAVISDIHGNIPALRAVLDDIREKKIERIICLGDLAGKGPNPAEAVDIVRAECTEVLMGNWDMMISKENDYEMVVWAREKLGEERLDYISKLPFSVDFYISGRLTRLFHASPQGVFHRVHSHSPSEKLLGMFDNTENTGNTFGEQRPDIIGYGDIHGAYIRYFDNKVIFNVGSVGNPLDITLASYVILEGEYSGRDNKGFQINFVRVPYDVELAVKLAKESNMPEIDSYINELRTGRYRGRK; translated from the coding sequence TTGGACAAGGTAGCAGTTATTTCAGATATTCACGGAAATATTCCTGCATTAAGAGCAGTTCTAGATGATATTAGAGAGAAGAAAATTGAAAGGATTATATGCTTAGGAGACTTAGCAGGTAAGGGACCGAATCCTGCTGAAGCAGTAGATATTGTTAGAGCAGAGTGCACTGAAGTGCTTATGGGAAACTGGGATATGATGATATCCAAAGAAAATGATTATGAAATGGTGGTATGGGCTAGAGAAAAGCTAGGGGAAGAAAGATTAGACTATATTAGCAAATTACCCTTTTCAGTGGACTTTTATATTAGTGGGAGATTGACAAGACTATTTCATGCATCACCTCAAGGTGTATTCCATAGGGTACATAGTCACAGCCCTTCGGAAAAGCTCCTTGGAATGTTTGACAATACAGAAAACACAGGAAATACCTTCGGAGAGCAAAGGCCTGATATTATTGGATATGGAGATATCCATGGGGCATATATTAGATATTTTGATAATAAAGTCATATTTAATGTCGGCAGTGTAGGTAATCCATTAGATATAACATTGGCTTCCTATGTAATTCTTGAAGGAGAATATAGTGGAAGAGATAATAAGGGCTTTCAAATTAATTTTGTAAGAGTACCTTACGATGTAGAATTAGCAGTAAAATTAGCAAAAGAATCCAATATGCCAGAAATAGATTCATACATTAATGAGTTAAGAACAGGGAGATATAGAGGAAGAAAATAA
- a CDS encoding HPr family phosphocarrier protein, which translates to MYSADVILKNETGLHARPASQFVLISSKFKSHVVVIKDEKEYNAKSIMGILSMGAVKGTKLTIKAEGEDEKEAVEALKALVESNFGE; encoded by the coding sequence ATGTATAGTGCAGATGTAATATTAAAAAATGAAACTGGTCTTCACGCGAGACCTGCAAGTCAATTTGTTTTAATATCATCGAAGTTTAAGTCTCACGTTGTAGTTATCAAAGATGAAAAAGAATATAATGCAAAAAGTATAATGGGAATATTAAGTATGGGTGCAGTCAAGGGGACAAAATTAACAATCAAGGCTGAGGGAGAAGATGAGAAAGAAGCTGTTGAAGCATTAAAGGCATTGGTTGAGAGTAATTTTGGGGAATAG
- a CDS encoding transcription antiterminator has product MNSVPNERCREIIEILINSEGPIIIDEIAHILNVSNKTVRNDLKTIDEFMEKNNIGKIIKKPRVGIWIEISSKGKCFLDDLFAANTKYIQPFSVEKRRLYITKRLLKANGVITAKQLAEELFISRVTIHKDLKEIERLLEKYDLKLVRKQGKGMEIRGNEIKYRKAMSDLLAILNNDSQESGTISSTNTLHFNSRITYESQAILKELLPDVDIPVIEDILNKAENKMFFLFTDESFNSLAVHIAISINRIVTNMSVQMENNILENLKKHKKYALSRWICKKLEDELCISIPESEVAYVSTHIIGSKIRQRLDEDNDKILDNIEPEIIILANEIINLAGNVLSVDFSNDEKLLVGLSLHLQPTIYRLKYGHSIRNPLLEDIKKNYPSVFGASWATSILFEKHFDVKVNEEEIGYIAIHIGAALERNRHSVRALIVCGSGIGTAHLVAIRLKRAFNDIEIVDITNIQEYKNKDEKSYDFVITTVPILESKKPVVRVRPLVSDRDIDEIKAIINNIDALRESSKK; this is encoded by the coding sequence ATGAATAGTGTTCCAAATGAGAGATGTCGTGAAATAATTGAAATACTTATCAATAGCGAAGGCCCTATCATTATAGATGAAATTGCACATATACTAAATGTATCAAATAAAACAGTCAGAAATGATTTAAAGACTATAGATGAGTTTATGGAAAAAAACAATATAGGTAAAATAATTAAAAAACCAAGAGTAGGTATATGGATTGAAATAAGCTCCAAGGGAAAATGTTTTCTTGATGATTTGTTTGCTGCCAATACTAAATATATACAGCCCTTTTCAGTAGAGAAAAGGAGACTTTATATTACAAAAAGGCTACTTAAGGCAAATGGTGTCATTACAGCAAAGCAGCTGGCAGAGGAGCTATTTATCAGCCGTGTGACTATACATAAAGATTTAAAAGAAATAGAGAGGCTTCTAGAGAAATATGATTTAAAGCTTGTGAGGAAGCAAGGCAAAGGCATGGAGATTAGAGGTAATGAGATAAAGTATAGAAAAGCAATGTCAGATTTATTAGCTATATTAAATAATGATAGTCAAGAATCAGGGACTATATCAAGTACTAACACACTGCATTTTAATTCTAGGATTACTTACGAAAGCCAAGCCATATTGAAGGAGCTATTGCCTGATGTAGATATACCTGTGATTGAAGATATACTAAATAAGGCTGAGAATAAAATGTTTTTCTTATTTACTGACGAATCCTTTAATAGCTTAGCAGTTCATATAGCAATAAGCATAAATAGAATTGTGACGAACATGTCAGTTCAAATGGAGAATAATATACTTGAAAATCTTAAGAAACACAAGAAATATGCTTTATCCAGATGGATTTGTAAAAAACTTGAGGATGAGCTTTGTATCAGCATACCAGAAAGTGAAGTTGCATATGTTTCTACACATATTATAGGCTCCAAGATAAGGCAAAGACTTGATGAAGATAATGACAAGATTTTAGATAACATTGAACCAGAAATTATTATTCTAGCAAATGAAATAATTAATTTGGCAGGTAATGTTTTATCAGTAGACTTTAGTAATGATGAAAAATTATTAGTGGGTCTCTCGTTACATCTTCAACCTACAATATACAGACTTAAATATGGTCATAGCATAAGGAACCCATTGTTAGAAGACATTAAGAAAAATTATCCTAGTGTTTTTGGTGCCTCTTGGGCAACAAGCATATTATTTGAAAAGCATTTTGATGTAAAGGTTAATGAAGAAGAAATAGGATATATAGCAATACATATAGGTGCTGCCCTAGAAAGAAATAGGCATAGCGTAAGAGCTTTAATTGTGTGCGGAAGCGGTATAGGCACTGCTCACTTGGTTGCTATCAGATTGAAGAGAGCATTTAATGATATAGAAATAGTGGATATTACTAATATTCAGGAATATAAAAACAAGGATGAAAAAAGCTATGATTTTGTAATCACTACAGTCCCTATATTAGAAAGCAAAAAGCCTGTTGTCAGAGTAAGACCTCTTGTGTCAGACAGGGATATTGATGAAATAAAAGCTATTATTAATAATATAGATGCTTTAAGGGAGTCTAGTAAAAAATAA
- the ptsP gene encoding phosphoenolpyruvate--protein phosphotransferase — translation MIGIGVSSGIGMGKALVKKEPVIKIEKKFIAEPEKEISKLEAAREKGKEQIEALYQHAFSTIGKAEAGIFRAHRMILEDPEFFGQIENKIKEESVNTEWAISEVTKFFVDMFEAMEDEYMKERAADIKDVTGRLIRIVLDVEETDLSNLSGEVIIVAEDLTPSDTAQMDRNKVIGFITEIGGKTAHSAIMARTMEIPAVVGLEKALELISDGDYVILDGDTGTVIVNPEEKVIAEYERKKEAFIGFKEKLEEVRGKDSITKDNFKVEISANIGTPKDVDGVLNNDGEGVGLYRTEFLYMDREKLPTEDEQFEAYKEVAVRLEGKPVVIRTLDIGGDKELPYLQLPKEMNPFLGYRAIRLCLDRTDIFRTQLKALLRASAFGNIKIMFPMISAIEELRQAKSILDNVKIELRNENIEFNENIEVGIMIEIPAAAVMSDLFAKEVDFFSIGTNDLIQYTTAVDRGNGKIAYLYNEFHPALLRLIKTVIDNGHKEGIWVGMCGEVAGNPQLIPVLVGMGLDEFSMSASSMLRARWIVNNLIKSDMEDIIEEMLKLPTAEEVKDFIVKKISLN, via the coding sequence GTGATAGGGATAGGTGTGTCATCTGGGATTGGAATGGGAAAAGCTTTAGTAAAAAAAGAACCAGTAATAAAAATTGAAAAAAAATTTATTGCTGAGCCTGAAAAGGAAATCTCAAAACTTGAGGCTGCAAGAGAAAAGGGGAAGGAACAAATAGAAGCATTGTATCAGCATGCCTTTAGTACAATCGGTAAAGCAGAAGCAGGTATATTTAGGGCTCATAGAATGATACTAGAAGATCCAGAATTTTTTGGGCAGATAGAAAATAAGATAAAAGAAGAAAGCGTAAATACAGAATGGGCAATTTCCGAGGTCACTAAATTTTTCGTTGATATGTTTGAGGCTATGGAAGATGAATACATGAAGGAGAGAGCTGCAGATATAAAAGATGTAACAGGGAGACTCATAAGAATAGTATTAGATGTAGAAGAAACGGATTTAAGCAATTTATCTGGAGAAGTAATAATTGTGGCTGAAGATTTAACACCTTCAGACACGGCTCAAATGGATAGAAATAAAGTCATTGGCTTCATAACTGAAATAGGTGGGAAAACGGCTCATTCAGCAATTATGGCTAGAACAATGGAAATCCCTGCTGTAGTTGGCTTAGAAAAAGCTTTAGAGCTTATTTCAGATGGAGATTACGTAATATTAGATGGCGATACTGGAACTGTAATAGTTAATCCTGAGGAAAAAGTAATTGCAGAATATGAAAGAAAAAAAGAAGCCTTTATTGGATTTAAGGAAAAGCTTGAAGAAGTAAGAGGGAAGGATAGTATTACTAAAGATAATTTTAAAGTTGAAATATCTGCAAATATAGGCACACCAAAGGATGTTGATGGAGTGCTAAATAATGACGGTGAAGGAGTAGGACTTTACAGAACTGAATTCTTGTACATGGATAGAGAAAAATTACCTACAGAAGATGAGCAGTTTGAAGCATATAAGGAAGTGGCTGTGAGGCTGGAAGGCAAACCAGTGGTTATTAGAACTTTAGATATAGGTGGAGATAAAGAGCTGCCATATCTTCAGCTTCCTAAGGAAATGAATCCTTTTTTAGGATATAGAGCCATAAGGCTTTGTTTAGACAGAACAGATATTTTTAGAACTCAGCTTAAAGCATTGCTTAGGGCAAGTGCTTTTGGAAATATTAAAATAATGTTTCCTATGATATCAGCTATTGAAGAATTAAGGCAAGCTAAGAGCATATTAGATAATGTAAAAATTGAGTTAAGAAATGAAAATATTGAGTTTAATGAAAATATTGAAGTAGGCATAATGATAGAGATACCTGCAGCGGCAGTGATGTCTGATTTGTTTGCAAAGGAAGTAGATTTCTTCAGCATAGGAACGAATGATTTGATACAATATACAACTGCAGTAGATAGAGGCAATGGAAAAATAGCCTATTTATATAATGAGTTTCATCCTGCACTTTTAAGACTGATAAAAACAGTGATAGATAATGGACACAAAGAGGGAATATGGGTTGGGATGTGTGGAGAAGTAGCAGGAAACCCGCAGCTAATTCCAGTTCTTGTGGGAATGGGACTAGATGAATTTAGTATGAGCGCATCATCTATGCTAAGAGCTAGATGGATAGTGAATAATCTCATTAAGAGTGATATGGAGGATATTATTGAAGAGATGCTTAAACTACCGACTGCAGAGGAAGTAAAGGATTTTATTGTTAAAAAAATTAGCTTAAATTAG
- a CDS encoding metallophosphoesterase, with amino-acid sequence MAVYGIADLHLDSTGDKPMDIFGDKWIAHQEKIFNNWKDIILEDDIVLIAGDISWALRLSEAYIDLKKIDELPGQKVISRGNHDYWWSTKSKLEGLDLKTIHFLHNDSYIYNSTVICGARGWAAKDSDEFDSHDEKIFAREINRLNISLSFIKDSTLDKIVMIHYPPFNTEDKAPNEFVEVMKKYNVTKCVYGHLHGEGHRLAVEGSIEGIDFHCISSDYLNFIPKKIIG; translated from the coding sequence GTGGCTGTATACGGAATAGCAGATCTTCACTTAGATTCAACAGGAGATAAGCCTATGGATATTTTTGGCGACAAATGGATAGCTCATCAAGAAAAAATATTTAATAATTGGAAGGATATCATACTAGAGGATGATATAGTTCTAATTGCTGGTGATATCTCTTGGGCATTAAGACTTTCGGAAGCATATATTGATTTAAAGAAAATAGATGAACTCCCTGGACAGAAAGTCATAAGTAGAGGAAACCACGATTATTGGTGGTCTACAAAATCAAAGCTTGAAGGACTTGATTTAAAAACTATTCATTTCCTACATAATGATAGCTATATATATAACTCTACTGTCATATGCGGTGCAAGGGGATGGGCAGCAAAGGATAGTGATGAGTTTGATTCGCATGACGAGAAAATATTTGCACGAGAAATAAATAGACTTAATATATCTCTTTCCTTCATTAAGGATAGTACATTAGATAAAATAGTTATGATTCATTATCCACCCTTTAATACAGAAGATAAAGCACCGAATGAATTTGTAGAGGTTATGAAAAAATATAATGTGACAAAATGCGTATATGGACATCTTCATGGAGAAGGCCATAGACTTGCTGTTGAAGGAAGTATAGAAGGAATTGATTTTCATTGTATATCTAGTGATTATCTTAATTTCATACCTAAAAAAATAATAGGTTAA
- a CDS encoding class IV adenylate cyclase yields the protein MAKELEVKVLGIDKKDIEQRLEKLGAKLLSKEYQINTLYDSEDKLIERLGDGYLRVRETRDLVTGEVDIFFTLKKNVSSEIARENLEIETMVTDKKALNSILEHLNFRVIHEGTKERISYIYEDMRFDMDTWDQSTYPYPYLEIEVVNKEDIKRAAALLELDDDNITTKSLRELRAELGLEGM from the coding sequence ATGGCAAAGGAATTAGAAGTAAAAGTATTAGGTATCGATAAAAAGGACATTGAACAAAGACTTGAGAAGCTAGGTGCAAAGCTATTAAGCAAGGAATATCAAATTAACACTTTATATGATTCGGAGGATAAGCTTATTGAAAGACTAGGTGACGGATATTTAAGAGTAAGAGAAACTAGAGATTTAGTTACTGGTGAGGTAGATATTTTTTTTACATTAAAAAAGAATGTATCCAGTGAAATAGCTAGAGAAAATCTGGAAATAGAAACAATGGTTACAGATAAAAAGGCACTTAATAGTATATTGGAGCATTTGAATTTTAGAGTAATCCATGAAGGTACTAAGGAAAGAATTTCATATATATATGAGGATATGAGATTTGATATGGATACTTGGGATCAATCTACTTATCCATATCCTTATCTGGAGATAGAAGTGGTAAATAAAGAAGATATAAAAAGAGCGGCAGCGCTTTTAGAGCTAGATGATGACAATATAACTACAAAATCCCTAAGAGAGCTCAGAGCAGAGCTTGGACTAGAGGGAATGTAA
- a CDS encoding HesA/MoeB/ThiF family protein, translated as MNRYSRNMNMLSPEENSSLNKFKVCVVGCGGLGGYIIEMLARLGIGSLTVIDGDVFEETNLNRQILSDMSSLGKPKALVAKERVNNINPLVKIKAVNERLTEENGLEILKGHDVIVDALDSIHTRLLIQRQAEALSIPLVHGAIAGWYGQVTTVFPGDRTLDLLYSNNDKKGLEAELGNPSFTPALVASIEVSEALKLLINRGDLLRRRVLLINTLNQEYEIINL; from the coding sequence ATGAATAGGTACTCTAGAAACATGAACATGCTGTCACCTGAAGAAAACAGCAGTCTTAACAAATTCAAGGTTTGTGTAGTTGGATGTGGAGGATTAGGTGGATATATAATTGAAATGCTTGCAAGATTAGGGATTGGAAGCCTAACTGTAATAGATGGAGATGTATTTGAAGAGACAAATTTAAATAGACAAATCTTATCAGATATGAGCTCATTAGGAAAACCAAAGGCTCTAGTAGCTAAAGAAAGAGTTAATAATATTAATCCATTAGTTAAAATAAAAGCTGTCAATGAAAGATTAACTGAAGAAAATGGCTTAGAAATATTAAAAGGCCATGATGTCATAGTTGATGCACTAGATAGTATACATACTAGATTGCTTATTCAGAGACAAGCAGAGGCACTTAGTATACCCCTTGTACATGGTGCCATAGCAGGCTGGTATGGGCAGGTAACAACTGTTTTCCCAGGTGATAGGACTTTAGATTTATTATATTCCAATAATGATAAAAAAGGTTTGGAAGCAGAACTGGGCAATCCTTCCTTCACGCCTGCTCTAGTAGCATCCATAGAAGTAAGCGAGGCACTGAAGCTCCTAATAAACAGAGGAGACTTACTAAGAAGAAGAGTACTCCTAATTAATACTTTAAATCAAGAATATGAGATAATAAATCTATAA
- a CDS encoding AAA family ATPase yields MIVRELLLTSFGKFKGKSITLEDGFNIVYGDNEAGKTTIHKFIEGMFFGFFKPYIKRKIYSDDYDRFLPWDHTDYSGVLKYIAGNDVYRIERNFLKGSDEVKIIDDKTGEDISHFFEYDNVTRLHQPMSIHMGLNSIVFNNTISISQLKSKAEDALSKEVKDSLINLGGSLDEDISIKKVLEKFDEKINDIGTEKRTKTSPYGKIVEEIEQLQNERKKAQAISLEVKEYQEASNSLSDKIRELNEKKAEIQGKINLLEVFQAREKYNECLRLSEEINALKKQVEELKEFSVLSNDDYTESIKYQQEIRTLNENKGELKEKQSKFQTRHKKIKAIIDQCSYFEGIESEEIEQLIAYFNIMDQKKQDLEVIYDKIAGKSAGNADINNKNVNEKLYRYEELEEQKNSLSYSNEHNNIMFLNTRLDEKSKSLKKIELIKILSTLGALLSVALGFIISKALYFVSAIPLILLIYTFFSSKELNIYIDSLKAQIIDIEEKERQRKSKVEELEKDMLDILFSCGCKSKAELRKLANDIAQKNFAANEVLELKNKKNSLIEEIQMLEDKIKRYLNLIKEDVVSMDNIRKLKSRYYGYLEQKRHEMEIFNEINDLLKDVKDIDCKQKNLGNNLIMLYKKNNVNSIDSFKEGLEKKRSYERSIQLLESQKSLLNNILGDNNIEFLKKKSEDFTETIEEDIKELDKEKLLVKLKEINDKILETKNELTRFEEKIRILSSTTAELVQIEEEIIRKNNIKDEFERTLSSLELARATIDKISRNIQRDFAPGLNSRIEKIIKKVTVGKYTDIKITENLDIKVVDPSNNRIVDVEKLSGGTIDQLYFAMRFGIIDIIKEENNLPLILDDCFVQYDFDRLENILEFLSNESLKRQIILFTCHTREKEVLKNKGVKFNLVNLQ; encoded by the coding sequence ATGATTGTAAGAGAGCTTTTATTGACTTCCTTTGGGAAGTTTAAAGGCAAATCTATTACTCTGGAAGATGGATTCAATATTGTATATGGAGATAATGAAGCAGGTAAAACCACAATTCATAAATTTATAGAGGGAATGTTTTTTGGCTTTTTTAAGCCCTATATAAAAAGAAAAATATATTCTGATGATTATGATAGGTTTTTACCATGGGATCACACTGATTACAGTGGGGTTCTAAAATATATAGCTGGAAATGATGTGTACAGAATAGAAAGAAACTTCCTAAAGGGTAGTGATGAAGTTAAAATAATTGATGATAAGACTGGCGAGGATATAAGTCATTTCTTTGAGTACGATAATGTGACTAGACTTCATCAGCCTATGTCAATTCATATGGGGTTAAACAGCATTGTATTTAATAACACAATATCAATTAGTCAGCTAAAAAGTAAGGCTGAGGATGCGTTGTCAAAAGAAGTTAAGGATAGTCTAATTAATCTAGGGGGAAGCCTTGACGAGGATATTTCTATTAAGAAAGTATTAGAAAAATTTGATGAGAAGATAAATGATATAGGAACTGAAAAAAGGACTAAGACATCTCCTTATGGCAAAATAGTTGAAGAAATAGAGCAGTTACAAAATGAGAGAAAAAAAGCTCAAGCTATTTCATTAGAGGTAAAGGAATATCAGGAAGCGTCTAATTCCCTATCAGACAAAATAAGAGAGCTAAATGAAAAAAAGGCTGAAATTCAAGGTAAGATTAATTTGCTTGAAGTATTTCAAGCAAGAGAAAAATATAATGAATGCTTAAGGCTTTCAGAGGAAATTAATGCATTAAAAAAACAAGTAGAAGAGCTTAAGGAATTTTCAGTGTTAAGTAATGATGACTATACTGAGTCAATTAAATATCAGCAGGAAATTAGAACTTTAAATGAAAATAAAGGAGAGTTAAAGGAAAAGCAAAGCAAGTTCCAAACAAGGCATAAAAAGATCAAAGCCATAATAGATCAATGCAGCTATTTTGAAGGAATTGAAAGTGAAGAAATTGAACAATTAATAGCCTATTTTAACATTATGGATCAGAAAAAACAGGATTTAGAAGTAATATATGATAAAATAGCTGGCAAGTCTGCTGGTAATGCGGATATTAATAATAAAAATGTAAATGAAAAGCTCTATAGATATGAGGAGCTAGAAGAACAGAAAAATAGCTTGTCATATAGCAATGAGCATAATAATATAATGTTTCTGAATACTAGATTGGACGAGAAATCAAAAAGTCTTAAGAAAATAGAGCTTATAAAAATCCTTTCTACACTTGGAGCTTTATTAAGTGTAGCCCTTGGATTTATCATATCTAAAGCATTGTATTTTGTATCAGCTATCCCGCTTATACTTTTAATATATACTTTTTTTTCATCAAAGGAGTTAAATATCTATATTGATTCATTAAAAGCGCAAATAATTGACATTGAAGAAAAAGAAAGACAAAGAAAGAGTAAAGTCGAAGAACTAGAAAAGGATATGCTAGATATACTCTTTTCATGTGGTTGTAAATCTAAGGCAGAACTAAGAAAGCTAGCAAATGATATAGCTCAGAAAAATTTTGCAGCAAATGAGGTGCTGGAACTTAAGAATAAGAAAAACAGTCTAATTGAAGAAATACAAATGCTTGAAGATAAAATTAAGAGATATCTAAATTTAATAAAAGAAGACGTAGTTTCTATGGACAATATTAGAAAACTAAAAAGCAGATATTATGGATACTTAGAGCAAAAAAGACATGAAATGGAAATATTTAATGAAATCAATGATTTATTAAAAGATGTAAAGGACATCGATTGTAAGCAAAAAAACTTAGGTAATAACTTAATTATGCTGTATAAGAAGAACAACGTAAACAGCATTGATTCTTTTAAAGAAGGCTTGGAGAAAAAGAGAAGCTATGAGAGGTCTATTCAACTATTAGAAAGTCAGAAGAGTTTGCTTAATAATATTCTTGGAGATAATAACATAGAATTTTTAAAGAAAAAGTCTGAGGATTTTACTGAAACAATAGAGGAAGATATCAAAGAGCTTGATAAAGAAAAATTACTAGTTAAATTAAAAGAAATAAATGATAAAATATTAGAAACAAAAAACGAGCTTACAAGATTTGAAGAAAAGATCAGAATTCTAAGCTCGACAACAGCCGAGCTAGTACAGATAGAAGAGGAGATAATAAGAAAAAACAATATTAAAGATGAATTTGAAAGAACTCTATCTTCACTGGAGCTAGCTAGAGCTACTATTGATAAAATATCTAGAAATATTCAAAGAGACTTTGCTCCCGGACTTAATAGCAGGATTGAAAAAATCATCAAGAAAGTGACTGTTGGCAAGTACACTGATATAAAAATAACTGAAAACCTAGATATAAAGGTTGTTGACCCTAGCAATAATAGAATAGTTGATGTTGAAAAATTAAGTGGAGGTACTATAGATCAGCTGTATTTTGCAATGAGATTTGGAATCATTGATATAATTAAGGAAGAAAATAATTTGCCACTGATCTTAGATGACTGCTTTGTGCAGTATGATTTTGATAGACTTGAAAATATTCTAGAATTTCTATCTAATGAAAGCTTAAAGAGACAGATAATCTTGTTTACATGTCATACTAGGGAAAAAGAAGTACTTAAAAATAAAGGCGTGAAGTTTAATTTAGTTAATCTACAATAA
- a CDS encoding DUF2500 domain-containing protein, whose amino-acid sequence MGGFMFNPFDDFMFSFVPIMIVIGFVVVISMFIIGIFKGIKQWNYNNAQPVLNVDVEIASKRIDVSHHHHNNDGHAHHHSSTSYFITFQVESGDRIELEVPGNEYGLMTERDRGKLKFQGTRYLGFERLR is encoded by the coding sequence ATGGGAGGCTTTATGTTCAATCCCTTTGATGATTTTATGTTTTCATTTGTCCCAATAATGATAGTGATTGGCTTTGTTGTAGTCATTTCAATGTTTATTATAGGCATTTTTAAGGGAATCAAACAATGGAATTATAACAATGCTCAGCCAGTTCTTAATGTAGATGTAGAAATAGCTTCTAAAAGAATAGATGTTTCACATCATCACCATAATAATGACGGTCATGCCCACCATCACAGTTCTACCTCATATTTTATAACCTTTCAGGTTGAAAGTGGAGATAGGATAGAGCTTGAAGTGCCTGGCAATGAATATGGACTAATGACTGAAAGAGACAGAGGAAAACTGAAATTCCAAGGTACAAGATATTTAGGATTTGAGAGATTGAGATAG